Within Calliopsis andreniformis isolate RMS-2024a chromosome 4, iyCalAndr_principal, whole genome shotgun sequence, the genomic segment CGCAAAAAGTTAATGCTGTCTACATTACAAATTCTCGCAAACGTAATTGGTATTTTACTGCGCAGATCAGTGtcaaatatgattattacctGGACATATGCTCGAGTGAGAATAGAAAAACGGATGTCGTAACACCGGCAAATGACTATTGACGCAATTAAGCCATAAATTTGCACAAGTGACGTGataattattttcattatacACTACTCTGCCGCTGGTAATAACTGTTAAACAAAGTGAACAACAAATCGTTTCCCCTTGATGTAAAGGCCAGGCTGGTAATTCCGTGACAATCTAGAACATACACGGAAATATAACAAAATTGTTTACAATTTTACATTAAATAATTTCATACAGTATTCTTATTTCTTACTGGTATGTTCGCATAATACGGTTCCATTTCTGCCCAAATACGATCAATATCCATTAGCAGCTCGTCGAATCCTGTTATGTTAATATCCATTTCTTTATATGAAAAATTAACACGTCTACAAACAGCCGCAACTTCAGCCAAATCTGTCCAGGAACAGTATCAAATTGTATTTAAAGGAGTACAGAAACTGAGTGGTATTAATTATGTTACTCACTGCAAAGAAAAGTATATCCCTGAGCTGAATTTAAAACTTCGTGCAACACAAGTTCGGAACTAATACTCGTGAATATATTTGCAGCTACTTGCAGTAATAATACACAACTTTCCATGTATTGCTTCCATTCCCAGTATTCCGACTGTAGGAATATGTAGATTAGGTTCCCATTACCTTATTAAATTTGAACATGTAACAGTGTATGTACCTGGTGAGTAGTATCCGCTACTTGCTCGTCTTCGACACTCGAAGGTAAGAAAGACTTAAGATCTAAACTAGGCACAGATCCTGATCGAGTTAGCGCATTCGGCGCACCATTCATGAAATCTATACTATTAATTGATATGGTGTCTTCTTTCTGAAGAGCTTTCCCTTAAAATCAGACATTACTATTACAATATTGCTTATGgtataaaaagaaatgaaaatcgTACGAGTATGCAGCATCGTTTACCCATTTCTAACGAACGTTCTTCTATGGTATCTTCCAGTTTAAGATTATCAAACGACTCAGAAATATCTGGCATAAGAttcaaatctgttggagctgcaTTACTGTTATTAGATTTAAGTTCAAAATCCGTAAATATGTCAGTAAAGTTGTTACTATCTGAAGTGTTTGCATGAGATGTATTGGTAGTAGGCTGTTCTGCAGACACAAATTCTCCAAATTCGTCAGTTGATTGATTATTATAACTTGCGTTTAAATCAGGTTCTGTTGGTGTAGTTGTTTCTTGAACCAATTCACGCAAGGCACTATATTTGTCCTCAACAAGTTGAAGATTCATGAGATCCTGTTGAGTAGCTTCCAGTGTTTTTGGTGGTACCTAAATATTACTCAacattaaaaaatgaaaataaatcagtgaaatatttagaaattatgAATGTATTACCTTATCTGCCCATTCTAATTTAGCTGGAATATCTTTATCCTTAATTACATGTACAATTTCTGTGGTTGTATGATCTTTTAAGCTTTCACTGTGGTCCTTGAGTGAATCATTGTTCCTAATGACTGTATCTTTAAGTATCACTGTTTTAGATTGATTCTTTATTGTACATTTAGGAAATATTTCTGTTACACATTCCACTGTTTGTTGATCTTTATTTTGTGAGGCCACATTTAAGGGTATTGGTGTAACACGTGTTTGAACAGTTCCATGCAGAGATTTCACATTTATATTATTCTTCTTTGACTTCTCCACAGGTTTCTTAACACCTAAATTATGATTTGCAAGTCTACGGCCAATGGCTGATCTTTGTTTGGTGTCCCAAATGGGAATGCTAGGAATGTTAGGAATTGGAGCACTTTGAAATTCTGTGAACTCATCACATGGATCTGCTACAGTTGAATGCTTAGAATCTAATTGAGAACGGTTATTCTGTTTTGTTTCTTTTAGAACATTGTTAACATCCCATACATTGGTAGAAGATGTAGTATGAGACTTATTATCAAAACACAAAACTTTCCCAGGTACATTATTTGCCATTTGCACATTCAAATCAGAAGGTATGCTTCCATGCTGGAGCAATTTCATTTTCCCTTTAACCTCAGACAAATATCTTCCATCTGCTCCAATAAAAGTGACTTCTGTGTCATCTCTAAGACTCTGAAATTTAGCTGCAGAATTCAATTGTGTCACAGGCTGCAAATTCATCAAACAATCAATATTTAAATAAGGAGTTGGTGGAAATGGTAGCAAGTGTAATATATCCAGATTATTAAAGGTGTAAGAAGCTTGTGCAGCAGCAACAAGGGCAAGAACAATGTACAGTTCTTGCTCTGTGAGTTGGCCAGCGTATTTTTGATTTGCCAAGTTCCATATGTGTCCAAGAACTTCCGTGGGAAGCTGACTAGTGAGCAATAAAGGGAATACTTTATTGGTGTCAACAAGAAGCTCTGTTTGCATCCCATTGGATCTGACTTTGTCCTCTCTCACAGCTTCCCACACCATCTTGTAGATCGGTGGCAAAGTAGTTGAGTTAGTCCATAGCCAAGTTGGCAATTGATTCAGTCTTTTATCCATGTGAGCTTTGTTCATTGTCACTAAGTAATCCTTGGCCGGGTTTTCGCTATGACGAGTTTGGATTACGTGAACTCGTCGAGGAGGATAATTTCATCCTTCAGCTTACTACCTTGGTACATACATCAAAGTGAACACTATAAACGTCTCACTCGTTTACGTGGGTAGCTTTAACATTCGCGCGTTTCATCTGCGTTGTACTGGCCGTCAGCAGCATTCATTATGCAAACCCTATGATAAACAAATACATGATTTTAAAGAAATAAGATCGAGACTATTAATTCGAGACAAGAATTGCAGAACTGCGTGGCACGCAGCTTGACAGATTCAGATGTCACCGGATGACTACTGAACGGCCTGTTACAAAGGCCGATTCTCCTTAAATGCGACAAAAAGTTTGTTCAAATTTTGGACTTAGGATGTTCCATAGAATTAAtaactttttattgcattccatACGTTTTAAATAACATATTCGTCATAAATTGAGCCATAAAATATCTGTGCAGCAGCGTATTCATCATTCAATCGATAATTGAACGAAATTGTTAGAAATTTGTCAATTACATGTGAACAACCTTAACGTTTAGAGGAGTTAGAAAAGTTTATGGTATAattaatgcaatgaaaatgcgtTGGTGTCGCCACTGTGCCACAGGGAAATCCTAAAATTCCAAAATTACTAATTTCTTTGTATCTCGTTAATTGCTTTCCCCCTTTTAGTCAGAGGTCAGAGGATATAAATACCCTTGGACGAGGACGAATTGCTCAGTCGCTCCTGAACTTCCGAAGCGTTCGGGTCGTGTCCTGGGAGTCCTCATCTCTGACAGGACTCCCACTCCCTAAACTAACTGTGACCTAGTGTGTGCTATTTCCTACGACTGGACagtttgaccactggtcatctttAAAAACTAAAagtgttttaaattttaaattaaaaaattgaagtgTACGTCTCTTCTAACAGTAAGCCATTATTAAATTCAAGTGAAACACAGTGTCCCGCTCTGGTTTTAATTCGCGACACTCACCACTTATGGCGCTGTGGTACATTCCACCAATAATCAGGAGATAATCCATCTATAAGGTACTGTTACTTTCATGTTTAATTTGCAAACAACGCGTATGACAACATCGTTAAATAAATCAAGCGTTCTCTCGTAGAATTAATACGTACTTATTGAAAATCAATTGAAATTGAGAAGAGTTCTTACATTATTCTGCTATTATAAAAAGTAGAAAATCACATATTGAGTTTACTCAGTTATCATCTTTAGGTACGTAGATAACCTCTTCGCTAGTTTATGTTTTCAGTGCGTCAGATTAGAAATCGCATACTTTTAGGTGAATTGAAATTCGGTAAATTAATCTAAGCGTCTTTTTCGTAGCTCATTCACGATGTCCACTGATTTTTATATACGTTATTACGTCGGTCATAAGGGAAAGTTCGGTCACGAGTTTCTCGAGTTCGAATTTAGACCTGACGGAAAATTGCGATACGCTAATAATTCCAATTATAAAAACGATACCATGATTCGAAAAGAGGCATACGTGCATCAGTGTGTCATGGAGGAATTGAAACGGATTATTCAGGACTCGGAGATCATGCAGGAAGATGATTCCCTTTGGCCGCAGCCTGATCGCGTCGGGCGTCAGGAATTAGAGATTGTGATTGGAGATGAGCATATATCGTTCACGACCTCCAAAACTGGTTCTTTAATGGATGTTACTCAGTCAAGGGATCCTGATGGGCTACGTTGCTTTTATTATCTTGTGCAGGATCTGAAATGTTTAGTATTCTCTCTCATAGGACTCCACTTTAAAATTAAGCCTATAtaaattattatgactgttttaaAGTCTACTTTAGGTTTAAGTGAATCTAATGTAATTATTCAGCTACAAGAAAATACATGATAATTTTCAATAAGTTTTGTATTCTATTATTGTACTTTGATCAGCATTTATTGTATTCAAGATCTAGTAAAAATGAGATAAAGAAATTGTAGTACAAAAGAAAGATATGGTCTGAATCATGCTTGTTCTGTTGTAAGCTTTATCCTAATTGTATATGGGAAGGTTGTCTGTCATGTGCATTGTATTCTTGTTGAAAAATCAATGATAAGAAATATGAAAGGAGTGCAAGGAATTCGAGTATTTAAGTGTATTTGATGACATCGAAGGGAGATATACATTTGAACGAAATAGATCGTCGCGATTAGTGCAGGAAGATTTCATTGTAAGTAGGTAATTTTAGGTTAGAATTTTCTAACCTTTGTGTTCATAATTAGAAGGAATTTCAGgctatttatttattcaaacGAATATTTGCGTAAAAGCAATCATTTAAATAGTTTCTTTAGATGTAAATTAGAATACAAATTCgtaattattatataaattaCTATTTTCAAAACAGATCGAAATTTCAGGTTTTAATTTTCGTATTCGTTGCAGAATTAAAATGGCTTCACAAGAGAATGAATCTGTAAaccaaaataattttaatcacGATCAAGCTGTTACGGATTCAGTGCACTCAAGATTTCGACAAATTCAAGTGCATTGTGATGATTGCAATATCGACATGGTTGGAAACGAATCTGCTATAAAGAAACACTTTGATGATAAACATCCTACTAAAGAATATTGCTGTTACTGTAAGGGTAAAGTGTTTTCTTATACTCAAATGTCCCTGGATAATTCTGAAAAAGTCGAAAGAGTTGTTTATCACAAATGCACTAGGTCTTAATGaacatttatttataaatttgtaATGTCTCTCTATCAAAGGAGCGTAAAGGAATATTTTTGATATGTTTATATTTTTAGATAAAATATATTTCTCataaaaaattttttacatTAGTCTGTGCTATACAAAACATAGTAATCAGTATAAGTGACTACATTTAAAGTATGTTAAACATTACGTTAAAAAACTGACTTACAAAAACAATTGCTAGAAATATTACAATTGCAATTTGAAAGACATTATTATTGAGTAAGAATGGTAAAGTTTTAATTTATGTTAGAATTTATTGCAAATA encodes:
- the LOC143178421 gene encoding uncharacterized protein LOC143178421, translated to MNKAHMDKRLNQLPTWLWTNSTTLPPIYKMVWEAVREDKVRSNGMQTELLVDTNKVFPLLLTSQLPTEVLGHIWNLANQKYAGQLTEQELYIVLALVAAAQASYTFNNLDILHLLPFPPTPYLNIDCLMNLQPVTQLNSAAKFQSLRDDTEVTFIGADGRYLSEVKGKMKLLQHGSIPSDLNVQMANNVPGKVLCFDNKSHTTSSTNVWDVNNVLKETKQNNRSQLDSKHSTVADPCDEFTEFQSAPIPNIPSIPIWDTKQRSAIGRRLANHNLGVKKPVEKSKKNNINVKSLHGTVQTRVTPIPLNVASQNKDQQTVECVTEIFPKCTIKNQSKTVILKDTVIRNNDSLKDHSESLKDHTTTEIVHVIKDKDIPAKLEWADKVPPKTLEATQQDLMNLQLVEDKYSALRELVQETTTPTEPDLNASYNNQSTDEFGEFVSAEQPTTNTSHANTSDSNNFTDIFTDFELKSNNSNAAPTDLNLMPDISESFDNLKLEDTIEERSLEMGKALQKEDTISINSIDFMNGAPNALTRSGSVPSLDLKSFLPSSVEDEQVADTTHQSEYWEWKQYMESCVLLLQVAANIFTSISSELVLHEVLNSAQGYTFLCNLAEVAAVCRRVNFSYKEMDINITGFDELLMDIDRIWAEMEPYYANIPIVTELPAWPLHQGETICCSLCLTVITSGRVVYNENNYHVTCANLWLNCVNSHLPVLRHPFFYSHSSICPGNNHI
- the Mago gene encoding mago, exon junction complex subunit; amino-acid sequence: MSTDFYIRYYVGHKGKFGHEFLEFEFRPDGKLRYANNSNYKNDTMIRKEAYVHQCVMEELKRIIQDSEIMQEDDSLWPQPDRVGRQELEIVIGDEHISFTTSKTGSLMDVTQSRDPDGLRCFYYLVQDLKCLVFSLIGLHFKIKPI
- the LOC143178020 gene encoding uncharacterized protein LOC143178020, giving the protein MASQENESVNQNNFNHDQAVTDSVHSRFRQIQVHCDDCNIDMVGNESAIKKHFDDKHPTKEYCCYCKGKVFSYTQMSLDNSEKVERVVYHKCTRS